From a single Nostoc sp. MS1 genomic region:
- a CDS encoding DUF433 domain-containing protein: METLLDYLKAGESIDDFLEGFPTVKREQVIAFLEAGGRRE, translated from the coding sequence GTGGAAACCTTGCTAGATTATTTAAAGGCAGGAGAGTCTATTGATGATTTTTTAGAAGGTTTTCCTACAGTCAAGCGAGAACAGGTGATTGCTTTTTTAGAAGCAGGAGGTAGGAGGGAATAA